The Candidatus Nitrosymbiomonas proteolyticus genome has a segment encoding these proteins:
- a CDS encoding geranylgeranyl pyrophosphate synthase, giving the protein MGTLLSVEVESVLASYASQIDERLGQLLPPESLEPAVLHEAMRYSCLAPGKRIRPALCIASCEAAGGSVSQARDAGCALEFVHCFSLIHDDLPAIDNDDYRRGRPTCHKRFGEAMAILAGDALFALAFQTLASIPAPAEAIRDSIQELALAAGSAGLVGGEVMDVLAENTSPSKPEVLAIHGRKTGALLAASCAVGGIMARASDEQVRRLRQFGHALGLAFQITDDVLNETSSLSVLGKAAGSDRRKEKATLPRVEGISGSVSEAQTYASRAVSLLGDEFADVSTLAQIAQFVVHRAT; this is encoded by the coding sequence ATGGGTACACTCCTTTCGGTGGAAGTTGAGTCTGTTCTCGCAAGTTACGCTTCCCAAATCGACGAACGGCTCGGCCAACTTCTGCCCCCCGAATCCCTCGAACCTGCCGTATTGCATGAGGCGATGCGCTACTCTTGCCTCGCTCCAGGGAAGCGGATTCGACCCGCGCTCTGCATAGCGAGTTGCGAAGCGGCCGGAGGTTCGGTGTCGCAGGCCCGGGACGCGGGCTGTGCGCTTGAGTTCGTCCATTGCTTCTCGCTGATTCACGACGATCTTCCCGCCATCGACAACGACGATTACAGGCGAGGGAGGCCCACGTGCCACAAGCGGTTCGGCGAGGCGATGGCGATCCTCGCGGGGGACGCCCTCTTCGCGCTGGCCTTTCAGACTCTGGCCTCGATCCCGGCGCCTGCCGAGGCGATCCGCGATTCGATACAGGAGTTGGCGCTCGCCGCGGGTTCAGCGGGTCTGGTAGGGGGCGAGGTCATGGACGTTCTGGCCGAGAACACATCCCCTTCGAAACCGGAAGTGCTCGCCATCCATGGTCGAAAGACTGGCGCGCTCCTCGCCGCAAGCTGTGCCGTTGGCGGGATCATGGCGCGCGCCTCGGACGAACAGGTCAGGAGGCTTCGCCAATTCGGCCACGCGCTTGGGCTGGCGTTTCAGATCACCGACGACGTACTCAACGAGACCTCTTCGCTTTCGGTGCTGGGCAAGGCCGCAGGTTCGGATCGTCGCAAGGAGAAGGCGACTTTGCCGAGGGTCGAGGGCATTTCCGGATCGGTCTCCGAGGCCCAGACGTACGCAAGCCGCGCCGTTTCGCTGCTGGGCGATGAGTTCGCCGATGTTTCGACCCTCGCCCAAATCGCCCAATTTGTGGTCCACCGCGCAACTTAG